A genomic segment from Saprospiraceae bacterium encodes:
- a CDS encoding tetratricopeptide repeat protein has translation MKKIVLIILATAFSFSVQLQAQSQHATTGTAWVGKTYTEQIFGVNNHSYVRLADMKLRQFDFEGAFFALENAVAQNPNSAEVLMRRAIFRQIYGMKREAAEDLKFVNRINPFIANLYGFNGAQGLLKLIDDQPVEMIQAFAPDRRIDYYYNLLDQQLSNGDMEVSELDLLEEIISEIDQYQFDDALNLIDTGLNLYPNSALVYDLRGVVFMRQNRFKEAMESFARAILLAPDFAIAWYNFARVEQLQGNNETAKVYFDKAIELQGDLTKAYFDRAILLKTQGEYAAAVTDYNRVIDLKGESYMEAFLNRGISKRMLGDFGGALIDFNSAVEAYPKNASLYKNRGNLNLVFGFYHHAIQDYTTAIQLQTDFAAAYYNRGLAHLLVHDPVSACFDLSQSADLGFEEGVEKYRYFCQE, from the coding sequence ATGAAAAAAATTGTTTTGATCATCCTCGCAACCGCTTTTTCATTTTCAGTACAACTGCAGGCTCAATCTCAGCATGCAACTACTGGCACCGCATGGGTAGGCAAAACCTATACTGAACAAATTTTTGGAGTGAACAATCATTCATATGTTCGCCTGGCTGACATGAAATTACGACAGTTTGACTTTGAAGGCGCCTTTTTTGCCTTGGAAAATGCAGTGGCCCAAAACCCAAATTCAGCGGAGGTTTTGATGCGTAGAGCGATATTTCGGCAAATTTATGGTATGAAACGAGAAGCAGCAGAAGACCTGAAATTTGTCAATAGGATCAACCCTTTCATAGCAAATTTATATGGATTTAATGGTGCGCAAGGCTTGTTAAAACTGATCGATGATCAACCTGTAGAAATGATTCAAGCTTTTGCTCCAGACCGAAGAATTGATTATTACTATAATTTGTTGGATCAACAATTATCGAATGGAGACATGGAGGTGTCGGAGCTGGATTTATTAGAAGAAATCATCAGCGAAATCGATCAGTATCAGTTTGATGATGCCCTAAATTTGATTGATACTGGATTAAACCTTTATCCTAATTCGGCCTTGGTTTATGATTTACGTGGGGTCGTATTTATGAGGCAAAACAGATTCAAGGAAGCCATGGAGTCCTTTGCCAGAGCCATCTTACTAGCACCTGATTTTGCAATTGCATGGTATAATTTTGCTAGAGTCGAACAACTACAGGGAAATAACGAAACAGCTAAGGTATACTTCGATAAAGCGATCGAATTACAAGGCGATTTGACAAAAGCCTACTTTGATCGCGCCATCTTGTTAAAAACCCAGGGCGAGTATGCTGCTGCCGTGACCGACTATAATAGGGTCATTGATTTGAAAGGTGAAAGTTACATGGAGGCATTTCTAAATCGAGGAATTAGCAAACGAATGCTAGGTGATTTTGGTGGTGCCTTAATCGATTTTAATAGTGCAGTAGAAGCCTATCCAAAGAATGCATCATTGTATAAAAACCGGGGGAATCTCAATTTAGTATTTGGGTTTTACCATCATGCCATCCAGGATTACACCACGGCCATTCAACTTCAGACTGATTTTGCGGCAGCCTATTACAATCGTGGCCTAGCCCATTTATTGGTTCATGATCCTGTATCTGCTTGTTTTGATCTTAGTCAAAGTGCGGATCTGGGCTTTGAAGAAGGTGTAGAAAAATACCGTTATTTCTGTCAAGAATAG